In one window of Bemisia tabaci chromosome 6, PGI_BMITA_v3 DNA:
- the LOC109036504 gene encoding uncharacterized protein, protein MGKGKGGGGGGGGGGGKGGDKKAAGGGGGGGGGGGGNKGGDKGKGGGGDKGGGKKGGKK, encoded by the exons GTGGTGGCGGAGGTGGAGGCGGCGGCGGTGGAAAAGGCGGTGAT AAAAAAGCAGCcggtggcggtggcggtggTGGCGGCGGTGGCGGAGGGAACAAAGGAGGTGATAAAGGAAAAGGAGGCGGAGGTGATAAAGGAGGAGGAAAGAAAG gTGGTAAGAAGTGA